A portion of the Trachemys scripta elegans isolate TJP31775 chromosome 9, CAS_Tse_1.0, whole genome shotgun sequence genome contains these proteins:
- the AP2M1 gene encoding AP-2 complex subunit mu isoform X1, with translation MIGGLFIYNHKGEVLISRVYRDDIGNRRNAVDAFRVNVIHARQQVRSPVTNIARTSFFHVKRSNIWLAAVTKQNVNAAMVFEFLYKMCDVMTAYFGKISEENIKNNFVLIYELLDEILDFGYPQNSETGALKTFITQQGIKSQHQTKEEQSQITSQVTGQIGWRREGIKYRRNELFLDVLESVNLLMSPQGQVLSAHVSGRVVMKSYLSGMPECKFGMNDKIVIEKQGKGTADETGKSGKQSIAIDDCTFHQCVRLSKFDSERSISFIPPDGEFELMRYRTTKDIILPFRVIPLVREVGRTKLEVKVVIKSNFKPSLLAQKIEVRIPTPLNTSGVQVICMKGKAKYKASENAIVWKIKRMAGMKESQISAEIELLPTNDKKKWARPPISMNFEVPFAPSGLKVRYLKVFEPKLNYSDHDVIKWVRYIGRSGIYETRC, from the exons ATGATCGGAGGCTTGTTCATTTATAATCACAAAGGAGAGGTTCTAATCTCTCGAGTCTACCGTGATGACATTGG CAATAG GCGGAATGCAGTGGACGCCTTCCGTGTCAATGTCATCCACGCACGGCAGCAGGTGCGTTCACCTGTCACCAACATTGCCCGCACCAGTTTCTTCCATGTCAAGCGTTCCAACATCTGGCTGGCTGCAGTCACCAAGCAGAATGTCAATGCTGCCATGGTCTTCGAATTCCTCTACAAGATGTGCGACGTGATGACTGCCTACTTTGGGAAGATCAGTGAGGAGAACATCAAGAACAACTTCGTGCTGATCTATGAGCTGCTGGATG AAATCCTGGACTTTGGCTATCCTCAGAACTCTGAGACAGGGGCTCTGAAAACCTTCATCACGCAGCAAGGCATCAAGAGCCAG CACCAG aCTAAAGAAGAACAATCGCAGATTACCAGCCAGGTGACTGGTCAGATTGGCTGGAGACGTGAAGGGATCAAGTACCGTAGGAATGAGCTTTTCCTGGATGTGCTAGAGAGTGTGAATCTGTTAATGTCTCCACAGG GTCAGGTTCTGAGTGCCCACGTCTCTGGCAGGGTGGTGATGAAGAGCTATCTGAGTGGAATGCCAGAGTGCAAGTTTGGCATGAATGACAAGATCGTCATTGAGAAACAGGGCAAAGGGACTGCGGATGAAACAGGGAAAAG CGGCAAACAGTCAATCGCCATCGACGACTGCACTTTCCACCAGTGCGTGCGGCTCAGCAAGTTCGACTCGGAGAGGAGCATCAGCTTCATCCCACCTGATGGAGAGTTTGAGTTAATGAG ATACCGAACCACCAAGGACATCATCCTGCCCTTCCGTGTCATTCCCCTGGTGCGGGAGGTGGGCCGCACCAAGCTGGAAGTGAAAGTGGTGATCAAATCCAACTTCAAACCCTCCCTGCTGGCCCAGAAGATAGAG GTCCGAATCCCAACTCCCCTCAACACCAGTGGAGTGCAGGTCATCTGTATGAAAGGGAAGGCGAAGTACAAGGCCAGCGAGAACGCCATCGTGTGGAA AATTAAGCGTATGGCTGGAATGAAGGAGTCCCAGATCAGTGCAGAGATTGAACTGCTGCCCACCAatgacaagaagaaatgggctcgGCCGCCAATCTCCATGAACTTTGAG GTCCCATTCGCACCCTCTGGCCTGAAGGTGCGTTATCTGAAAGTCTTTGAGCCAAAGCTGAACTACAGTGACCATGATGTGATCAAATGGGTGAGGTACATCGGCAGGAGTGGAATCTACGAGACCAGGTGCTAG
- the AP2M1 gene encoding AP-2 complex subunit mu isoform X2 → MIGGLFIYNHKGEVLISRVYRDDIGRNAVDAFRVNVIHARQQVRSPVTNIARTSFFHVKRSNIWLAAVTKQNVNAAMVFEFLYKMCDVMTAYFGKISEENIKNNFVLIYELLDEILDFGYPQNSETGALKTFITQQGIKSQHQTKEEQSQITSQVTGQIGWRREGIKYRRNELFLDVLESVNLLMSPQGQVLSAHVSGRVVMKSYLSGMPECKFGMNDKIVIEKQGKGTADETGKSGKQSIAIDDCTFHQCVRLSKFDSERSISFIPPDGEFELMRYRTTKDIILPFRVIPLVREVGRTKLEVKVVIKSNFKPSLLAQKIEVRIPTPLNTSGVQVICMKGKAKYKASENAIVWKIKRMAGMKESQISAEIELLPTNDKKKWARPPISMNFEVPFAPSGLKVRYLKVFEPKLNYSDHDVIKWVRYIGRSGIYETRC, encoded by the exons ATGATCGGAGGCTTGTTCATTTATAATCACAAAGGAGAGGTTCTAATCTCTCGAGTCTACCGTGATGACATTGG GCGGAATGCAGTGGACGCCTTCCGTGTCAATGTCATCCACGCACGGCAGCAGGTGCGTTCACCTGTCACCAACATTGCCCGCACCAGTTTCTTCCATGTCAAGCGTTCCAACATCTGGCTGGCTGCAGTCACCAAGCAGAATGTCAATGCTGCCATGGTCTTCGAATTCCTCTACAAGATGTGCGACGTGATGACTGCCTACTTTGGGAAGATCAGTGAGGAGAACATCAAGAACAACTTCGTGCTGATCTATGAGCTGCTGGATG AAATCCTGGACTTTGGCTATCCTCAGAACTCTGAGACAGGGGCTCTGAAAACCTTCATCACGCAGCAAGGCATCAAGAGCCAG CACCAG aCTAAAGAAGAACAATCGCAGATTACCAGCCAGGTGACTGGTCAGATTGGCTGGAGACGTGAAGGGATCAAGTACCGTAGGAATGAGCTTTTCCTGGATGTGCTAGAGAGTGTGAATCTGTTAATGTCTCCACAGG GTCAGGTTCTGAGTGCCCACGTCTCTGGCAGGGTGGTGATGAAGAGCTATCTGAGTGGAATGCCAGAGTGCAAGTTTGGCATGAATGACAAGATCGTCATTGAGAAACAGGGCAAAGGGACTGCGGATGAAACAGGGAAAAG CGGCAAACAGTCAATCGCCATCGACGACTGCACTTTCCACCAGTGCGTGCGGCTCAGCAAGTTCGACTCGGAGAGGAGCATCAGCTTCATCCCACCTGATGGAGAGTTTGAGTTAATGAG ATACCGAACCACCAAGGACATCATCCTGCCCTTCCGTGTCATTCCCCTGGTGCGGGAGGTGGGCCGCACCAAGCTGGAAGTGAAAGTGGTGATCAAATCCAACTTCAAACCCTCCCTGCTGGCCCAGAAGATAGAG GTCCGAATCCCAACTCCCCTCAACACCAGTGGAGTGCAGGTCATCTGTATGAAAGGGAAGGCGAAGTACAAGGCCAGCGAGAACGCCATCGTGTGGAA AATTAAGCGTATGGCTGGAATGAAGGAGTCCCAGATCAGTGCAGAGATTGAACTGCTGCCCACCAatgacaagaagaaatgggctcgGCCGCCAATCTCCATGAACTTTGAG GTCCCATTCGCACCCTCTGGCCTGAAGGTGCGTTATCTGAAAGTCTTTGAGCCAAAGCTGAACTACAGTGACCATGATGTGATCAAATGGGTGAGGTACATCGGCAGGAGTGGAATCTACGAGACCAGGTGCTAG
- the AP2M1 gene encoding AP-2 complex subunit mu isoform X4, producing the protein MIGGLFIYNHKGEVLISRVYRDDIGRNAVDAFRVNVIHARQQVRSPVTNIARTSFFHVKRSNIWLAAVTKQNVNAAMVFEFLYKMCDVMTAYFGKISEENIKNNFVLIYELLDEILDFGYPQNSETGALKTFITQQGIKSQTKEEQSQITSQVTGQIGWRREGIKYRRNELFLDVLESVNLLMSPQGQVLSAHVSGRVVMKSYLSGMPECKFGMNDKIVIEKQGKGTADETGKSGKQSIAIDDCTFHQCVRLSKFDSERSISFIPPDGEFELMRYRTTKDIILPFRVIPLVREVGRTKLEVKVVIKSNFKPSLLAQKIEVRIPTPLNTSGVQVICMKGKAKYKASENAIVWKIKRMAGMKESQISAEIELLPTNDKKKWARPPISMNFEVPFAPSGLKVRYLKVFEPKLNYSDHDVIKWVRYIGRSGIYETRC; encoded by the exons ATGATCGGAGGCTTGTTCATTTATAATCACAAAGGAGAGGTTCTAATCTCTCGAGTCTACCGTGATGACATTGG GCGGAATGCAGTGGACGCCTTCCGTGTCAATGTCATCCACGCACGGCAGCAGGTGCGTTCACCTGTCACCAACATTGCCCGCACCAGTTTCTTCCATGTCAAGCGTTCCAACATCTGGCTGGCTGCAGTCACCAAGCAGAATGTCAATGCTGCCATGGTCTTCGAATTCCTCTACAAGATGTGCGACGTGATGACTGCCTACTTTGGGAAGATCAGTGAGGAGAACATCAAGAACAACTTCGTGCTGATCTATGAGCTGCTGGATG AAATCCTGGACTTTGGCTATCCTCAGAACTCTGAGACAGGGGCTCTGAAAACCTTCATCACGCAGCAAGGCATCAAGAGCCAG aCTAAAGAAGAACAATCGCAGATTACCAGCCAGGTGACTGGTCAGATTGGCTGGAGACGTGAAGGGATCAAGTACCGTAGGAATGAGCTTTTCCTGGATGTGCTAGAGAGTGTGAATCTGTTAATGTCTCCACAGG GTCAGGTTCTGAGTGCCCACGTCTCTGGCAGGGTGGTGATGAAGAGCTATCTGAGTGGAATGCCAGAGTGCAAGTTTGGCATGAATGACAAGATCGTCATTGAGAAACAGGGCAAAGGGACTGCGGATGAAACAGGGAAAAG CGGCAAACAGTCAATCGCCATCGACGACTGCACTTTCCACCAGTGCGTGCGGCTCAGCAAGTTCGACTCGGAGAGGAGCATCAGCTTCATCCCACCTGATGGAGAGTTTGAGTTAATGAG ATACCGAACCACCAAGGACATCATCCTGCCCTTCCGTGTCATTCCCCTGGTGCGGGAGGTGGGCCGCACCAAGCTGGAAGTGAAAGTGGTGATCAAATCCAACTTCAAACCCTCCCTGCTGGCCCAGAAGATAGAG GTCCGAATCCCAACTCCCCTCAACACCAGTGGAGTGCAGGTCATCTGTATGAAAGGGAAGGCGAAGTACAAGGCCAGCGAGAACGCCATCGTGTGGAA AATTAAGCGTATGGCTGGAATGAAGGAGTCCCAGATCAGTGCAGAGATTGAACTGCTGCCCACCAatgacaagaagaaatgggctcgGCCGCCAATCTCCATGAACTTTGAG GTCCCATTCGCACCCTCTGGCCTGAAGGTGCGTTATCTGAAAGTCTTTGAGCCAAAGCTGAACTACAGTGACCATGATGTGATCAAATGGGTGAGGTACATCGGCAGGAGTGGAATCTACGAGACCAGGTGCTAG
- the AP2M1 gene encoding AP-2 complex subunit mu isoform X3: MIGGLFIYNHKGEVLISRVYRDDIGNRRNAVDAFRVNVIHARQQVRSPVTNIARTSFFHVKRSNIWLAAVTKQNVNAAMVFEFLYKMCDVMTAYFGKISEENIKNNFVLIYELLDEILDFGYPQNSETGALKTFITQQGIKSQTKEEQSQITSQVTGQIGWRREGIKYRRNELFLDVLESVNLLMSPQGQVLSAHVSGRVVMKSYLSGMPECKFGMNDKIVIEKQGKGTADETGKSGKQSIAIDDCTFHQCVRLSKFDSERSISFIPPDGEFELMRYRTTKDIILPFRVIPLVREVGRTKLEVKVVIKSNFKPSLLAQKIEVRIPTPLNTSGVQVICMKGKAKYKASENAIVWKIKRMAGMKESQISAEIELLPTNDKKKWARPPISMNFEVPFAPSGLKVRYLKVFEPKLNYSDHDVIKWVRYIGRSGIYETRC, from the exons ATGATCGGAGGCTTGTTCATTTATAATCACAAAGGAGAGGTTCTAATCTCTCGAGTCTACCGTGATGACATTGG CAATAG GCGGAATGCAGTGGACGCCTTCCGTGTCAATGTCATCCACGCACGGCAGCAGGTGCGTTCACCTGTCACCAACATTGCCCGCACCAGTTTCTTCCATGTCAAGCGTTCCAACATCTGGCTGGCTGCAGTCACCAAGCAGAATGTCAATGCTGCCATGGTCTTCGAATTCCTCTACAAGATGTGCGACGTGATGACTGCCTACTTTGGGAAGATCAGTGAGGAGAACATCAAGAACAACTTCGTGCTGATCTATGAGCTGCTGGATG AAATCCTGGACTTTGGCTATCCTCAGAACTCTGAGACAGGGGCTCTGAAAACCTTCATCACGCAGCAAGGCATCAAGAGCCAG aCTAAAGAAGAACAATCGCAGATTACCAGCCAGGTGACTGGTCAGATTGGCTGGAGACGTGAAGGGATCAAGTACCGTAGGAATGAGCTTTTCCTGGATGTGCTAGAGAGTGTGAATCTGTTAATGTCTCCACAGG GTCAGGTTCTGAGTGCCCACGTCTCTGGCAGGGTGGTGATGAAGAGCTATCTGAGTGGAATGCCAGAGTGCAAGTTTGGCATGAATGACAAGATCGTCATTGAGAAACAGGGCAAAGGGACTGCGGATGAAACAGGGAAAAG CGGCAAACAGTCAATCGCCATCGACGACTGCACTTTCCACCAGTGCGTGCGGCTCAGCAAGTTCGACTCGGAGAGGAGCATCAGCTTCATCCCACCTGATGGAGAGTTTGAGTTAATGAG ATACCGAACCACCAAGGACATCATCCTGCCCTTCCGTGTCATTCCCCTGGTGCGGGAGGTGGGCCGCACCAAGCTGGAAGTGAAAGTGGTGATCAAATCCAACTTCAAACCCTCCCTGCTGGCCCAGAAGATAGAG GTCCGAATCCCAACTCCCCTCAACACCAGTGGAGTGCAGGTCATCTGTATGAAAGGGAAGGCGAAGTACAAGGCCAGCGAGAACGCCATCGTGTGGAA AATTAAGCGTATGGCTGGAATGAAGGAGTCCCAGATCAGTGCAGAGATTGAACTGCTGCCCACCAatgacaagaagaaatgggctcgGCCGCCAATCTCCATGAACTTTGAG GTCCCATTCGCACCCTCTGGCCTGAAGGTGCGTTATCTGAAAGTCTTTGAGCCAAAGCTGAACTACAGTGACCATGATGTGATCAAATGGGTGAGGTACATCGGCAGGAGTGGAATCTACGAGACCAGGTGCTAG